The genomic region CAAATATGGCAAAAAAATTTCAATACATTTTGCTAAAAATATTTAAAATTAAGTATTACCCAACAATTATAAAAATAATATAAAGTGTTAACATTTTTAAAAGAGGTTTAATCTAATGGACACTTTAACAAATACTATTAACTCAAAAGTAAATTGTTTAAATCTAGATATTGAGGAATTGCTATATACGGAACTTTCATTTATAACAAATCAAATAAAATACGATTTTAGACAAAATTCTCTAAATAACCTTTCAAAATATATTGAAAAATTAGATGAAATCAAAACGCTTAAACACGGCATAACATCATATATAAATTCCTACGATTTTTCTGCAAATCTCGATTTTACAGAAACATCAAATGATATAGAAAATGCAATAGCTACATCTGGAAATGTGTATATAAAACCAAATATTCAGAAAATAAGCAATATCCCAACATCATACTCAAATATTCCAGATAATAATTACTATTTTTATAATTTTAATGCTGACTACGGGGAAACGGATAAAAGTCTAAATCTTGTCTATAAATTAATAAAGATTGAAGACTTCGACTTGTTTCCATTAAAAATAAGTGGATTAAAATTATTTGATAATATTTTTCTTGGACAAACCTTTAGAGATTCAATGAAAAAATTGTTCTCTTTTTTATTCATGCTAAATGAATTACCAATCATAGAAATTTGTAATAAACAATCAGAATATTTTTCAAACTCTGCTGCTAATATGAATAAGCCTATTATGCTCAAAGAAAATGAATGTTATTTCGAGTCAAATGTAGATGAAGATGAGGCTATAGAAATGATAAAAACATTTTTAAATCATATAGACATTGATTTATCAGCTTGCAAAGTTTTAATGAATTGTTCTATTGACAAGGAAAATGAACATTATATAACAATTGTTTTATAAAATAAAGGCAACATATACGTATATGTTGCCTTTAACTTTAAAGCTTATTATTTAATTACAAGCTTAATATTCAATATCTAATATACATATAGCATCGTCTTCCAAAAAGTAATAAACAAACTCAACCATGTATTCATTCTCTAAACGAATTCTTATTTTGTAATATATATTCCCTAAAAAGTCAAACACATCTCTATATATATATTCAATAATATCATAATTTAAAATATCCTGAACCTTCTCTAAAAATATATCTTCATCTTTAAACTTCTTACATAAAAGAGTGTCCAATACCTCCACTAAAACTTCCCCCTTATATCGATAATAATACAAGTCTAATTGCTAAATATGTAAATTTTAAATTATTATTAATAATAATTTCATTATAACATAATATTTAAAAATTTTCCATGTATTAGAATAAAATCATTTTATTTCTAACTTCCTCACTAACCTTATCGCCTCGCAACAATGACAATAACTTAAATCCAAAATCAAATATAGATCCAGCACAATTAGATGTTATTATCTTATTATTTATTACAACCTTCTCTTTCAAATATATACCATTCTTTACAAACTGCTCAAATCCTTCATAACAAGTAAATTTATTATTCTCAAGTAAACCAGCATCACCTAAAATTACAGGAGCTGCACAAATAGCTGATAAATATTTATTATTTGAATACATATATTCAATCAATTCGTATATTGGTTTAAATTTCCTTATTTCCTCAACTCCACCGACTCCGCCTGGAAATATTGCCATCTCATAATCTGCAAAATTAATATCAAAAAACAGCTTATCACATATAATTTTTATGTCATGTGCACCAAATACTTCTAAAGAATCCGTTATAGATACCATGTGCACATCAACATTTCCTCTCCTTAAAATATCTACAACACTAATAGACTCGAGTTCCTCAAATCCCTTTGCAATAAAAATACAAACCTTCATTAGTTAATCACCACTTTTAAATAAATTTTAATATATAAATAATTGCTTAACTATGATATAATTAAGTAAGTTACAAGTTATGTTTTAGGTAGCTTCCATATATTATTAATTAAAACATATTCTTCTCCTACTTTAACCTAAAACATATCGTGTAACTTTAATTTATTCCACTTGATCCAAATCCATTAGATCCTCTGTCAGTATCATTATTTATATAATCTACTTTACATATTTTAACATTATATGTAGGTTTTAATACTAGTTGTGCAACCTTCATTCCTTCTTTAATCATAAAATCTTGTTTCCCATGATTTATAATTACTATTTTAACCTCTCCTCTATATCCTTCATCTATAGTTCCCGGAGCATTTAATACAGTTATCTGATTATTTAGTGCAAGCCCACTCTTAGGTCTAACTTGAATTTCCGTGTTTTTAGGCAATTCTAATACTAGTCCAATAGATATCAATTCACTTTCTCCACTTTTAATCAATTTATCTTCTACAGAAAACACATCCATTCCAGCATCACCAGGATTTGCGAATTCTGGTAATTTAGAGTTTGGATATAATAGTTTAACTTTTAATTCATACATGTTCATCTACCTAACCTATGTTCTTTTTATTATATAGTAATCCTTAATCTTGTTTAAAACTACCCTTAATTAATAAATTTATTTTAAAAATACATTACTCCCACCTGATGATAATTTTCTCATATCCAAATTAAAATTGTTAATCCTAATCTCTATACAATCATCAATAAACCTGACGTTATTAATATCTAAATCTAAATCCAAATTTCCAAATGCTTTCAATAAATCCTTAACAAATATTTTTATAGGAACATGCTCTATATTAATCCCTGGAAAAACACAATTTATTATCTTTACTTGTATATATAATAAATTCTCTCTTAAGTCCTTTATATTTAAAGAAACATCCCCTAACTCAAATGAACCAATTATTATTCCTTTTAAATAAATAGCTTGACTCACATCTATGCCAGAAATCATAAAATTCCCGCTTTTTACAAAATCTCTTACAAAAGACATTATATCATCACCTGAAAGTCTCAATATCGTCTGCGTAAGCTTCAAAAATATCCCTCCATTTTTATTTAAATTCTTATTTTTAGAATTAATATTTATATTAATATCTTTTGAAATAATATGAATAAACCCTTTTTTAACAACTATATTTTTAAGATTAAACCTTAAATTTGAATTCTTCATCAAATTATTTAAATCTATAACAAAAGTATGTTTATCTAATTTATTTTCATCTATGAGGTCTGTATGGAAAAACCTTATAAAAATATCAACTATAGATTTTGGAATATATATACCCTTAAAACTTATTTTTGTTATTCTAATTTGAATTTTATTATTATAAACTCCATGTATTTTCAAATGTACACTTAAATTTCTAAATATTTTATAACTAATATTTTTTATTTGTATTTCATCAGTAATCTTAATTTCTTTTATAGAAATATTTTTATTTGCTATGAACCTCATTAAAATATCTGTTAAATCTCTTTCACTGACTAAAATAGAAATATCAGTTAATTTCATTGATCATCTCCTGAGTCAAAAAATAAAAAGCACATACCTTATATATTTAGATATATGCTTATCTTCTATATTCTTATTCTCTATATTAAAACTATTTTTCTTTTACTTCTCCCTTTAACTGTTTCTCTAAAGATTTAAACTTAACGTTTGTAAACATCTTTTCAATTATAATTCTTATAGATTTACTCATATCTTCTGTTTTTAAAATCTTATTAAAATCACTCAACCACAAATTAAGACTTTGGTCACTTGGACTATTTCCAAAAACTATATTATATATAATTTTTATTCTTTCTGGATTATCTATGTATTTCTTATCAAATTCTTCATCTTTAATTATGGTAAAAATAAAATTTCTAAGATCAACTTCTTCATTTTTTAATTTGTTATACCAAAGCCAAAACTCATCCTCACTTGGAAACTCAATACTGTTCTCATTCTTGTCTACTCCATTTTTTATATTTATGTAACTATATGAAATAAAATTTTTGATATCATCTTCAGATTTTTTACACTTAAATTCTGGTAAATTTATTTTAACACATTCATCTTTGTCATTTTTAAGTTCTATCTTTAAATCTTTGTAAGTCTTAAGCGGAACCAATTTATTAATCAAAATATGATCGCCTTCAACTTTAACTTCGAGTTTTGAAATTGCACACAATACTTGATTAATTTTAAAAGAATCATCGATATTATGCTTAAACTTTATATTTCCATCTCCAAATTCAATAGAATTTATATCTACAAAACTACCTTCTTCCTCATCATCCTTAATCTCTTCTTTATTTATAATCTTCTCAGCAATATCATATTGATTATCTTTATTTTCATTTTCTTTAATATTATTAAATTCTAATACAAGAGATTCCCGTGTTCCATCTTTTAAGTAATAATTTAAATATATAAAATATGAGTTATTTGGTTCAAAAGCTATTTGATCTGAAATAATTATTTCACCATTTTCATTTTTTACAATATTTAAAATTGGTTTGTTTAACAATTGATTTCCTGTCAATTTATTTTTTATTCCAACAATATCTATATTTCCATCAATATTTAAATGCTTAGAATCAAGAACTAAATTATTTTCATTTGTAAAATGTCCAGTAACAAATTTTATATCATTATTTTCTTCAACTAGTATTGGTATAATTTCATCAAACTTCACTCCGTTTATCTTAACTTTAATTCCATATTTATATTCGCTAACTATTGCACCCTTTAATTTTATAATTCCTTTTTTGGAATTTAATTTTGTTCCTTTATCCTTATCTATCAAATTAAAATTAATGTCATCTAAATTAAAAACACTATCTATCTCTATTAAATCATGATTACTAATGCAATCTATGTTTTTAAAACAAACTTCTACTTCATGACTTGTATTTTTACTTTTAGCAATTGCACCCTTAAAAGATATATTGTTGTTAACAGTTACTTTCAAAACATTATCAAGCTCGATATCATTAATTTTAAATCTCACAAAATAATTATTTTTTGTATCTAACGTTTGATTTATAAATATGCTCCCATTTAACCTTTCTATTGCAGTATTGTAATTAGACTTTAAAAGATTTTTTGCATCTCCTCCATCTCTAAAAACTCCAATTACCTTGACAATATCAGTTATTTTTAATCCCTTAGCATGATCTAAAGATATAAAAATTTTATTGCTTATAACATCTGTTAGTGCACTTGCATTTGATAAATCCACAGGAATAACTTCAACACCAAATCCATTCATAACAAATCCATTTATTTTAAGTATAAGTTCATATGCATTTCCTGCTTCAATTCTTCCAAGTATATCAATCGTATTAACTTTATTTGTTAATTTACATGGAGAAATCAAATTTTTCTCTTTATCTTTAATATCATGTAAAGATACAACTTCTATAACATCATCTTTACTTAAATTATTAATTCCACTTAAATCAACTCTTAAATCTTTTCCTATTTTCTCAATTGCAGTTGCCTTAATTTTTGAAGCATCAATATCCCTGATATTTACATCACAAGCATCATGCTGATCCAAATCAATACCATTAACTCTTAATCTTGCTTTATATTTTTTACCTTGACATAAAGTAGTTTTTAATATTATCTCTCCCTGAAGATTTTTAATTTGATTTTGAGTATAATCAAGATTTAACAACATATTTTCACTAGGATTTGATTCATCATAAACACTCACAACATAAACGTTATCATTTATACCAATTCCGCTATTTTTGTCTATACATACATTTAACTTGTTAGACACTTGAGAAATTATACTTAACTTTACATTATCCTTAACACTTATTTCTCTATATATTGGATTAATATGAAATGAATCTATTCCAACTATTTCAGAACCCTTTTTTAACAATACAGTATATGTAGATGTAGTTAAATCATTTATATCATTTACTTGTATACTTGCCTTACCTTCCCCATCCAATTTAGAATTACCAATCTTTGAATCATTTCTAAAAACACTTACTTCTGAACCAGATAAAGAATTGGTTGTATCCTGAACCTCTAAGACATTTTTTGAATCATTATATGTAACCTTAATATCTAAAACTCTGTAACCATAATCAGTTTTATTTACAACTTTATACACCTGCCCAAGCTCTTTCGTATTTAAAATAATCGTATATGTATCATCATTTAAATTAGAAACAGGAACACCTGATGAATCCAAAAGAATTCTTCCATCATTTGAGAAGGTATACGAAATTGATTTATTAATAAGTTTAATATCTAAAATATTTATATTGCTTGGAATATTAATCAATTTGTATACAGTTCCACCATTTGATTGACTTTCATCTCTAACTATGCTGAGTCCTAAAGCACTAGTGATTTCTAATTTGCTTACTATTTTTGAAATTGAACTTACATTTAATTTGTTACCTATTAACATCATGAAAACCATCATACAAAAAACAAATGAATTAATTATATGTCGATATTTTATCTTCATTTAAACTACTCCTTTAAAATGTGGTTTGTTTTAGTATTATAATTTTATTAGATTATAATGAGTTAAAATTTTTTCCATATATAGAAACAAAAAGGCAAGTTGTTAAAATAATTAAACAACTTGCCTTAAATTATTAATTCTATTCTTCTTTATTTTCAACAACAGTTCTTAAGGATTCTTCAAAATCATTCTCTCCAGATGAAATTGAATCATCAATATAAAAACTATTTAAATAAGTTTCTATAAATTTTTCACAATTATCACGGATTTGCATTTCTATATCTAAAATATCTCCTCCACCTTGTAACACATTAAAAATAAAACTCGTCAAATCATAAAATCCATTCCAAAGTTTCCAATCGTCTGAACTCATAAACTCAGGACAAACTTTTCTGCTTGCATCATAATGCCTAACAAGCTTATCCATTGTCAAATCATGCTTAATTAAAAGTTCAGCAGCTAATCTAGCCATACCCAAAATATTATTTTTATGATCAGAATCCTTATTAACACACATTCCTATTCCAATGCTGTTATCATTTGTTATTCCATATTTTCCTCGGCCATCACCACAATGCCAAGATCTATATTCTTCACCTACAAGATTATAAATTTTATATTCATTATCTTCGTTTCCAACTAAATAATGATAACTCGCATTATCAGATACATTTTCAAAAAAATTATAATGCCTATCTAATCCAGCACCTTCGTCCCAATTACCTGTATCATGAACTACTATATATTCAATCTTCTTATTTTCTCTGTTTGAAAAATTATTAGATATTAATTTTTCCTTCAATAAATATTGTTTCATAATTCAACCTAAAAAAATTATTATTGTATATCATTAATATTTATAAAATATTTTTGATATTCATTTAATCTCCGTTAATTAAAAATTAGTTTCTCAGTAATCCTCTTCACCCTCACAACAAAATTTATAAATAATAGAGATAACCCTTCAGAAAATATTAAACTCATCCATATTCCAGTTAATCCAAATAATCTTGATAAAATTAACAGACTTATAGGGAGAAATATGAAAGATCTAAATATACAAATTACATTTGAATATCTCGGGATTTCCATCGCTTGATAATAAATACTTGTAGTCAAATTTATCCCTAAAATAAAAAATGCTAAATTTGACACATTAAGTCCAAAATACGCAATCCTTATAATTTCTAAATCAGATGTGAATATTTTAATTAAGTTATTTCCCCATATTAAACATATTAAGACATAAATAAAAGTCAACGAAAATCCAAATCTTTTTGAAAATCCATAAAACTTAAGCATATCCTTTCCATTCTTTTCACCAAAAGAATAACTTATAAGAGGTTGAACTCCAAAATTCATACCAAGAAGTACCATATAAATATTTGAATTTATATAATTTATAACACTAAAAGCCGTTAATGCCTTGCTACCAACAAAAAATATAAGAGCAATATTATAGAAAAATATAATCATAGAAAATGTTATTTCAGCAAGGAAAGATGGAAAACCAATCATTACTATGCTTTTTAAAACATCTGAGTTAAATGAAGCTCTTTTAAATCTCAATGCTCCCTTCTTAAAAATAAAATGGTTCATCAAAATTATTATAGTCATGATTTGTCCAATTCCAGTTGCTAAAGCTGCACCTTGTATTCCCCATTTGAATTTAAAAATAAAAATATAATCGAGCACTATATTTGTTATTGCTCCAAATATATTTGCAATCATTCCAAGTTTTGGATTACCATCATTCCTAACAAAACTATTTATAACAATCCCTATTAGATTAAAACTACAAAACAAAGAATAATATTTCAAATACTCTGATGAATAATATAAAATTTCATCTCGTGCCCCAACTAAATACATTATTTTATGACACCCAAATAAAGCAATTACACTTAAAAATAAACTTAACAGCACAATAAGTCTTATAGTTTGTCCAAAAATATTTTGTGCCTTAATCTCATTATTTTCCCCAAAACTTTTAGAAACAAGAGAACCTCCTCCAACTGCTATCATGGTAGCCAATCCAAAATACATTATAGTAATTGGCAAAACCATATTTACAGCAGCAAGTCCAGTATCTCCTATTCCTCTTCCAACAAAAATACCATCCATTATCGTATAAAGAGATGTCACTAACATAGCTATCATAGATGAAATTGAATATTTGAAAAATATTTTTACCATAATCTATCTCCAAATAAATAAATTTAAAACATCAATTTTCAAAGATAGTTTGTACAAATCATAAAATAAAATCCACTAAATTTTAAATAATTTAGTGGATTGAATCTACTTTGTTGTTTCACTTACTATTCTGTAATACGAATTTGATGTAATTTTGTATATAATCATATAAAATACAGCAAATACAATAAAACTACTTACTGTTGTTATAGCAAATAGTACCACATTATTAATACTAACTGTTAAAAGTAATCTACAAATAATTGGAAAAGCAAATACCAAATGTATAAATGCAATAATTAGTGGAAGAAAAAATACGGTTAAAAGTTGCGAATTAATACTCTTTCTAATTTCTTTCTTGGTCATACCAACTTTTTGCATAATTTCAAAGCGTGATTGATCCTCATATCCTTCTGAAATTTGCTTATAATAAATAATTAATACTGCTGCTGTGATAAATACAATACTTAAAATAATTCATATATAAAATACTGCTCCAAAAAGACTATTAAAACTTTCACGTTCAAATTCCTGACTTACTAAATAAACAGTTTTATATCTAAAATTTTCCTTAATTGATTCATCTGTAAAAATATTTAAAAAACTATTGTAAACTTCTATCTGTTTATTAACTTCTATTCCAGTATCAAAATTGTAAATAAAACTCATCCTAGCTAATTTTTCTCCATAAAAATCTGATAAATTATCAAAACTTTTAATAACACTTTCTATATCTGGCACAATTAATATTATATTGAATAACATATCAATTGCACTATCGCCAGTTTTAACAAAATTATCAATGTTCCTTTTAATATTAAATGTTTTCCCATTATTAAAAGAAATTTTATCATTCTTATAGCTATTTCTATACGAGTATAATAAAGCTTCTCCATCATTCAATGTTTCGTTTGTATTCATAACCTCATTGTAATCATCAAGTGAGACAAAGTTGATTGAATATGTACTTGTCCCATCTGATAAATTATAATTTCTTAAAGTCGTTTCAACATCACTACCATTAACTATTCCATAGATAGCAACATTGCGATAAAAATATCTATTTTCTGGTATAATATTACGATCTCTTAACTCAGTTGATAATTTATCTTTTAATTTCTTAATATTTTCATCTGAAAAACTATCTAATTCATCAAAACTAAACTCTAAATTAATGTCACGTGGATATCTTGTATTTATTGCATCTTCTTTTCCAAAATAAAGACAAGCTGTAGAAGCCATCATAACCAGAACCATTGTAGCTAAAATACAAATAGACGCAAGACCTGCTCCATTTCTTTTCATACGATAAATCATTGAAGAAACAGATATAAAATGATTTGTCTTATAATAGTACCTCCTTCTCTTTTTCAAAATACGCAAAAATACAACAGATCCTGAAATCATCGTAAAATATGTACCTATAATTACCATGATTACAGCAATGGAAAATATAAGAATTGCTTGAATAGGCTCTTGAATCGTAACTGATATATAATAAGCAACCACCAAAATTAAAATTCCCATGATACCAATGAACCAATTACCTTTTGGAGGTTTTTCTCCAACATTCTCACTTCGCATAAGATTAATTGCACTCGAAAATTGCACTTGACGGATTGAATTAATCAAAATCAAAATAAATATAATTCCAAAAACTTGAATAGTTCTTTCAATTGAAATAATTGAGATTGAAAAAGTATAATTTACAATACTACCCATAAGATTAACAAGTACAAGCTCAGCTAACTTCGAAAATATAATTCCTGCCAAAAGTCCAATACCAATTGATATAATTCCAATAATCAAAGTTTCCCAAAATAATATAATCCCTATATTTCCTTTTCCCATCCCAAGAATGTTATAAAGACCAAACTCCTTTTTTCTACGTCGTGCTAAAAAAGAATTTGTATAAAATAAAAAAATTCCAGAAAAAACTGCAATAACTTGACTGCCAAGGGAAAGAACTATTCTAATTGTTTCCCCACCTCTTAAATTATTCAGTATATCGCTCACTCCTAAAAACATAACAATATAAAACATCATTATCATGCCAATACAAGTAAAAATATATGGAACAAACATCCTCTTATTTTTTAGAATACTGCTTACAGCAAGTTTAGGGTAAAAACTCATTTTCATTTTCTTGTTCCTCCTGTTATGAGTAAAGTCAATGTATCTGAAATTTTTTGGTAAAATTGATCATCTGTATCATTACCACGATAAATCTGGTGAAATACTTCTCCATCTTTAATAAATAAAACACGATTTGCTACACTTGCAGCTCTAACTGAATGTGTTACCATTAGAATTGTTTGACCTATCTTGTTAACTTCTACAAAAAGACGAAGCAACTCATCGGTAGCTCTGGAATCTAATGCACCTGTCGGTTCATCAGCAAGAATTATTTTAGGATTGTTTATCATTGCTCGTGCAACAGCAGCTCTTTGCTTTTGACCTCCAGATACTTCATAGGGATACTTTTTAAGAAGATTATAAATTCCAAGTCGTTCTGAAATTGGTAACAAACGATCATGCATTTCCATGTAAGATTTCCCTGCAAGTACAAGAGGTAAATAAATATTATCCTCTAAAGTAAAAGTATCCAGCAAATTAAAATCCTGAAATACGAATCCAAGATTATCTCTCCGAAAATTTGCAATTAATGATTCTTTGATTTTAGAGATATCATTACCATCTAAAATAACATTTCCACTTGTTGGCTTATCAATTGCTGCCATAATATTCAAAAGAGTAGTCTTACCTGATCCAGATTCACCCATAATAGAAACAAACTCACCCTTCTCCACACTGAAATTTACATTTTTTAACACCTCAATTTTATTCCCTCCAAAACGAGTACTGTATACCTTTTTTAAACTATTTACTTCCAAAATACTCATAGATGTTGTTCCTCCACTCAATTTTATGATGTTATTTTAACAAAAAAGGGAAATGACTCACCATCGATTTGGCTTACATTTCCCAAGTTAGGTCTTACATTCTTGTAAGATGCTAATCATTTTTTAAATTATTCTGTTCTAGATTAATATGTACTGTTGTCCCTCTATAAAGTTCAGATGTAACATAGATATCAATCTCAAGATTATTACAAATTCGCTTACAAAGGTAAAGTCCAATCCCACTAGCCTTTTTATAAATCCTACCATTATATCCTGTATATCCTTTCTCAAAAATACGAGATAAGTCTTCTGATGCTATACCAATCCCAGTATCCTCAATACAAAGTATTGTATCTTTCATATAAATTTTAATACTCCCCTTACGAGTATACTTCAAAGCATTAGATAAGAGCTGATCAATTACAAAAGAAAACCATTTCTCATCTGTTACAATAATCTTTTCTATAGGTTCATATTCAATCCCAATCTTCCGATCAATAAACTCAGAAGCAAATCTCGTAATTGAATTCTTTATAATATTACCAACATCATGTTTCTTAAAAACATAGTCACTATAATCTGATTCAAGTCTCATAAATGCTAAAACCATTTCAACATATTGACTTATTTGTGATAAATCTGAGGATAATTTCCTAAAAATTGGAGTATCTTCATTTTGTAAAGTAAGTTGCATCGAAGTAATAGGTATCTTGATTTGATGTACCCATAAAGTATAATACTCCATAAGATTTTTGTAACGTTCAGTTGTAGATGCACTTAAATTCAAAACTTCATCTTTCAAAGATTCTATAACTTCTTGGTAATCATTATCTTCAATACATTCAATAGGTGGCATATAAGAAATCATATCAGCTGTTATTTTTTTCATTGTGACAATCTGATTATGTTTACGCACTTTATTTAAAAACCCTATACAAATAAATATAACACCAAAAATTAAACATATTAATGCTGGATATATAACAGCCTTAAGTGGAAGACGATATAAAATAAAACTAATAATGAACAATAAACAAAATAAAATCCAAATAAATATTCCTTTTTTATGTTGCTTTATGTATAGCAAAAATAATTTCATTGAAACCTCTCTCATTTTAATATCTTAATTATTTGTTTTGATAATTTTCCCAATTTCACTCAACAATATATCCAACACCAACTTTAGTAGTAATAAAATTTTCAAGTCCTGAAGAATCTAATTTCTTTCGTAATCTATTAACATTAACTGTTAATGTATTTTCATCAATAAAAGATTCTGTTTTCCATAACCTTTCCATAAGTTTTTCCCTACTCACAACCTTGCCTTTATTCTCCATAAGACATAAAAGGATTCGATATTCATTTTTTGTAAGAGTTATCGTGTTATTATTAATCATAAGCGTATTATCCTCCATATTTAAAAATGCACCCCTATGTTCTAACATTAAAATATTCGATGTAAAATCATAAGCTCTACGTAACATAGCTTGCACCTTTGCCACCAACACATTCATATCAAAAGGTTTAGCAATAAAATCATCTGCTCCCATATTCATTGCCATTACAATATTCATGTTATCAGATGCAGAAGATATAAATATAATCGGAACCTTTGAAATTTTTCGAATTTCCCCGCACCAATGATATCCATCAAAAAATGGAAGAGAAATATCAAGCAAAACAATATGTGGATTATAAAATTTAAAATCATTAAGAACAGTCCTAAAATCTTCTACAATATGTAAATCTAAATCCCACATCTTCATTTTATCTTTAATTGCATCAGCAATCCTAAAATCATCTTCAACAATTAATATCCTATACATTTTTTGAATACCATCTCCCACCAGAAATTTTCCCAAAAACATAATAAATTTAAGTTTAAAAATAAAAATACCGCAACTGACACATCACATCAATTACGGTATATTATGGCGCACCTAGCAGGGTTCG from Candidatus Arthromitus sp. SFB-mouse-Japan harbors:
- a CDS encoding sensor histidine kinase; the encoded protein is MKLFLLYIKQHKKGIFIWILFCLLFIISFILYRLPLKAVIYPALICLIFGVIFICIGFLNKVRKHNQIVTMKKITADMISYMPPIECIEDNDYQEVIESLKDEVLNLSASTTERYKNLMEYYTLWVHQIKIPITSMQLTLQNEDTPIFRKLSSDLSQISQYVEMVLAFMRLESDYSDYVFKKHDVGNIIKNSITRFASEFIDRKIGIEYEPIEKIIVTDEKWFSFVIDQLLSNALKYTRKGSIKIYMKDTILCIEDTGIGIASEDLSRIFEKGYTGYNGRIYKKASGIGLYLCKRICNNLEIDIYVTSELYRGTTVHINLEQNNLKND
- a CDS encoding response regulator transcription factor; its protein translation is MYRILIVEDDFRIADAIKDKMKMWDLDLHIVEDFRTVLNDFKFYNPHIVLLDISLPFFDGYHWCGEIRKISKVPIIFISSASDNMNIVMAMNMGADDFIAKPFDMNVLVAKVQAMLRRAYDFTSNILMLEHRGAFLNMEDNTLMINNNTITLTKNEYRILLCLMENKGKVVSREKLMERLWKTESFIDENTLTVNVNRLRKKLDSSGLENFITTKVGVGYIVE